From the genome of Anopheles moucheti chromosome 3, idAnoMoucSN_F20_07, whole genome shotgun sequence, one region includes:
- the LOC128302797 gene encoding uncharacterized protein LOC128302797, with product MTSSMSCTTNSPSYSGIVKIQSVGPVMRMTPNNPGDCLTRRDIPQIEMKRRARLCGQTLHDSRVDVDDKSNRGSTGGTGLGLSDETPPVTSADATFQQYVELMFQFDAVFETLCLAQTNDSVEAGRMVEANQALQNCVNLHHDPQNFTNALDLLTVANRKDFISYNCDQFEEIKKCYHPFTRQLEICFTERDVAMIKTLIMLEEEFAYICERDGANVVSVQRSNYSYCAGNLQELLKNCSMPDWAELRSKTIDTMTERDCSIFETLATCFQINITNCGAPLFAQLFNIRYQAIVKKTSCNKNLSN from the exons atgacgagctctatgAGCTGTACGACGAACTCACCGTCGTATAGCGGAATCGTCAAGATCCAGTCGGTTGGCCCTGttatgagaatgacaccgaacaaCCCAGGTGATTGTCTTACCCGTCGAGACATACCCCAAATAGAGATGAAAAGACGAG CCAGATTGTGCGGCCAAACGTTGCATGACAGCCGCGTTGATGTCGACGATAAATCAAACCGCGGTAGTACCGGCGGTACGGGGCTCGGACTCTCGGACGAGA CACCCCCCGTCACTAGTGCGGACGCGACGTTTCAACAGTATGTGGAGCTAATGTTTCAATTCGATGCTGTTTTCGAAACACTCTGCCTAGCGCAAACAAACGATTCCGTCGAAGCTGGACGGATGGTAGAGGCCAACCAAGCCCTGCAGAACTGTGTCAACCTGCATCACGATCCGCAAAATTTTACCAACGCGTTGGATTTATTGACCGTGGCAAATCGGAAAGATTTCATCAGCTA CAACTGTGATCAATTTGAGGAGATAAAAAAGTGCTATCATCCCTTCACGCGACAGCTGGAAATATGTTTTACCGAGCGTGATGTTGCCATGATTAAAACGCTAATCATGCTAGAGGAAGAGTTTGCGTACATCTGTGAACGGGATGGAGCCAATGTCGTTAGCGTACAGCGATCGAATTATTCATACTGCGCCGGAAATTTGCAAGAGCTTCTAAAGAACTGTTCCATGCCAGATTGGGCTGAGCTGCGAAGTAAAACCATCGACACTATGACGGAAAGAGACTGCAG CATTTTTGAAACGCTAGCGACATGCTTTCAGATCAATATTACGAATTGTGGTGCTCCTTTATTTGCACAACTGTTCAACATACGGTACCAAGCTATTGTAAAGAAGACGTCTTGTAACAAAAACTTATCaaactaa
- the LOC128303752 gene encoding uncharacterized protein LOC128303752, giving the protein MTESLHRKQARLVLLLSTQGLNAVSKDDEKEHKEDKPKEHMLGVGIGVQTRTARDQGIEIEPLKIIDNVNHDVYVTPVSIAARTNHNRSSINASAKTKPSNPTYNSSSEPRDRSVPRQNMQDAVVTKKPKLMPIYSKIIQKDKQPAKKINIKTKPDALKCMSNEDRERIVAKYENGLNSKTISDILHIPEQTVKNVVYNYKKTGNAALSSRHKDTAFPVDVLLSIRLWMNEDSDVSLTQLVEKVWSTYKIRVSNDSIMRALIGFNYFFNRVQTNPKHKIINSTLEQMKEYATNLTTVRQSVSKLGIIFLDYVALNATFKVDTKHRIQHKSVYIMCAMNESGMLYYLTKNTHINMDTVTEFVYGMKTKLRELNVDESVVVIGNTANQRYTKLQDAIGYYKCNAMFLPSNATHLNPVEYLRKNIKRVTGRANPRTTEEVIQAVESIPSLLRQNDCKNWFELMWSYVPMCMEGKVFDGFDVQD; this is encoded by the exons ATGACTGAGAGTCTTCACAGAAAACAAGCAAGGCTTGTACTATTG CTTTCTACTCAGGGATTGAATGCAGTCTCAAAAGATGATGAGAAAGAGCACAAAGAAGACAAACCCAAAGAACATATGCTTGGTGTTGGCATTGGTGTTCAAACAAGAACGGCTCGTGATCAAGGAATTGAAATTGAACCACTCAAGATTATAGATAATGTAAACCACGATGTTTATGTAACGCCTGTTAGTATTGCAG CAAGAACTAACCACAACAGATCGAGCATCAATGCATCAGCTAAAACCAAACCTTCTAATCCAACTTACAATAGCAGTAGTGAACCTCGCGACAGAAGCGTGCCTCGCCAGAATATGCAGGATGCCGTTGTTACCAAAAAGCCTAAACTCATGCCTATCTATagcaaaattattcaaaaagaTAAGCAACCAGCAAAGAAGATCAACATAAAAACTAAACCTGATGCGTTGAAATGTATGTCCAATGAGGATAGAGAACGAATTGTGGCAAAGTATGAGAATGGTTTGAATTCCAAAACGATCAGTGATATTTTACATATTCCGGAGCAGACAGTGAAAAACGTTGTgtataattacaaaaaaacaggcaatGCAGCTCTTTCCAGTCGTCATAAAGATACCGCTTTCCCGGTCGATGTACTGTTAAGTATCCGTTTATGGATGAATGAAGATAGCGATGTTTCCTTAACGCAGCTAGTGGAAAAGGTATGGTCAACATACAAAATACGCGTAAGCAACGATTCGATCATGCGTGCACTGATTGGCTTTAACTACTTTTTTAATCGTGTCCAAACTAATCCAAAACATAAGATTATAAACTCTACGCTCGAGCAGATGAAAGAATATGCTACGAACTTAACCACTGTGCGGCAAAGCGTTTCTAAGTTAGGAATAATTTTTTTGGATTATGTAGCACTGAACGCAACGTTTAAAGTTGACACAAAGCATAGAATACAGCATAAAAGTGTTTATATCATGTGCGCCATGAACGAATCGGGTATGCTGTACTACCTCACCAAGAATACGCACATTAATATGGACACTGTGACAGAATTTGTGTACGGGATGAAAACCAAGCTCAGGGAATTAAACGTTGATGAGTCGGTCGTGGTGATTGGCAATACGGCCAATCAACGATATACAAAGCTGCAGGATGCCATAGGTTATTATAAATGTAACGCTATGTTTTTGCCTTCGAATGCCACCCATCTGAATCCGGTAGAATATCtgagaaaaaatataaagcGCGTTACAGGGAGAGCGAATCCTCGAACTACAGAAGAGGTGATACAGGCCGTAGAAAGTATACCATCTTTATTAAGGCAAAACGACTGCAAAAATTGGTTCGAGCTTATGTGGAGCTATGTTCCTATGTGTATGGAAGGGAAGGTATTCGATGGCTTCGATGTGCAAGACTAA
- the LOC128304229 gene encoding uncharacterized protein LOC128304229 isoform X1: MDRQNKKTVVASQPKSEKQDQQEELDYDSEDVMIEFIKVECGRNPDADPFISNVDIEEDEIISDQVIREVNVRSKRKKLSHKTKHDCGDTTGRIRKVPSARNQAIVSSFKSKPVETSEPATTFTEGKAAEQSVTSLIAKTEERLTSIEFSLVEISGKLDVLGDQLQSLLESVTTPSEKKRTIIDIGFDKIDNLEQMETFNEDLSQPEYKEKILQWLEGNIIEERSEYRMTDALDMLFTRRFLTLCSWTGIGKGSQKIAMMQMTNVTKLFQRIGTTLTAIVNQKRVAVFFMKKLKNASKRAVMKGIRTNSSPPATSSNLECKILER, translated from the exons ATGGATCgtcagaacaaaaaaactgtaGTCGCATCTCAACCGAAGTCAGAGAAG CAAGACCAGCAGGAAGAGCTTGATTACGACAGCGAGGATGTAATGATAGAGTTTATCAAGGTGGAATGTGGCAGGAACCCTGATGCAGATCCATTTATCAGTAATGTTGATATTGAAGAGGATGAAATAATAAGTGACCAAGTTATCCGGGAAGTGAATGTGCGCTCAAAGAGGAAAAAATTGtcgcataaaacaaaacacgactGTGGTGATACGACGGGTAGAATTCGTAAAG TACCATCAGCTAGAAATCAAGCGATAGTGTCATCGTTTAAATCTAAACCCGTTGAAACATCAGAGCCGGCAACCACTTTCACCGAAGGAAAGGCAGCAGAACAATCGGTTACAAGTTTAATCGCTAAGACAGAAGAAAGGCTTACCAGTATAGAATTTAGTCTAGTAGAAATAAGTGGCAAATTAGATGTACTTGGTGACCAACTCCAATCCTTACTGGAAAGCGTTACTACGCCATCAGAAAAGAAACGCACAATTATTGACATAGGGTTTGACAAAATCGACAATTTAGAACAGATGGAAACATTCAACGAAGACCTTTCCCAGCCAGAATATAAAGAGAAGATATTGCAATGGCTAGAGGGCAATATAATTGAGGAAAGAAGCGAATACCGAATGACCGATGCGTTGGATATGTTGTTCACGCGAAGATTTTTAACTTTATGTAGCTGGACCGGCATCGGTAAAGGCTCGCAAAAGATAGCAATGATGCAGATGACTAACGTCACGAAACTGTTCCAACGCATTGGAACGACACTAACTGCCATAGTTAATCAAAAACGAGTAGCAGTTTTCttcatgaaaaaactaaaaaatgcTTCTAAGCGAGCTGTGATGAAAGGTATTCGTACCAATTCATCTCCACCGGCAACATCCTCAAATTTGGAGTGTAAAATATTAGAACGATGA
- the LOC128304229 gene encoding uncharacterized protein LOC128304229 isoform X2, producing the protein MIEFIKVECGRNPDADPFISNVDIEEDEIISDQVIREVNVRSKRKKLSHKTKHDCGDTTGRIRKVPSARNQAIVSSFKSKPVETSEPATTFTEGKAAEQSVTSLIAKTEERLTSIEFSLVEISGKLDVLGDQLQSLLESVTTPSEKKRTIIDIGFDKIDNLEQMETFNEDLSQPEYKEKILQWLEGNIIEERSEYRMTDALDMLFTRRFLTLCSWTGIGKGSQKIAMMQMTNVTKLFQRIGTTLTAIVNQKRVAVFFMKKLKNASKRAVMKGIRTNSSPPATSSNLECKILER; encoded by the exons ATGATAGAGTTTATCAAGGTGGAATGTGGCAGGAACCCTGATGCAGATCCATTTATCAGTAATGTTGATATTGAAGAGGATGAAATAATAAGTGACCAAGTTATCCGGGAAGTGAATGTGCGCTCAAAGAGGAAAAAATTGtcgcataaaacaaaacacgactGTGGTGATACGACGGGTAGAATTCGTAAAG TACCATCAGCTAGAAATCAAGCGATAGTGTCATCGTTTAAATCTAAACCCGTTGAAACATCAGAGCCGGCAACCACTTTCACCGAAGGAAAGGCAGCAGAACAATCGGTTACAAGTTTAATCGCTAAGACAGAAGAAAGGCTTACCAGTATAGAATTTAGTCTAGTAGAAATAAGTGGCAAATTAGATGTACTTGGTGACCAACTCCAATCCTTACTGGAAAGCGTTACTACGCCATCAGAAAAGAAACGCACAATTATTGACATAGGGTTTGACAAAATCGACAATTTAGAACAGATGGAAACATTCAACGAAGACCTTTCCCAGCCAGAATATAAAGAGAAGATATTGCAATGGCTAGAGGGCAATATAATTGAGGAAAGAAGCGAATACCGAATGACCGATGCGTTGGATATGTTGTTCACGCGAAGATTTTTAACTTTATGTAGCTGGACCGGCATCGGTAAAGGCTCGCAAAAGATAGCAATGATGCAGATGACTAACGTCACGAAACTGTTCCAACGCATTGGAACGACACTAACTGCCATAGTTAATCAAAAACGAGTAGCAGTTTTCttcatgaaaaaactaaaaaatgcTTCTAAGCGAGCTGTGATGAAAGGTATTCGTACCAATTCATCTCCACCGGCAACATCCTCAAATTTGGAGTGTAAAATATTAGAACGATGA
- the LOC128302798 gene encoding uncharacterized protein LOC128302798: MDYRDEGSSSSESLNFSENGAKGMIEFIGVENDEETQFDNEISLDSVRKPSAKYGNDVMEDEDDTIDMMMEAEMTKEKFVLMFIESVRNRPILWNYNSRGYRDPCVVQEAWNSLSEQFGIPAKHLKGKWKVLRAQFRNNCAKLRKMQASSDNKNYPTWFAFEAMRFLSDLNGKVEPNASAGSSCVQNKSTQGDENDKQSVILELIQQVKQTPVLWDQSWPLYNTKAGHMAWNTIAKRMNLPVDDLKLKWTTLRSQLRIILNKIKIQSSSGLPVRKPTWYAFEAMQFVLKNRNTNGVGPNFTLEATQPITVTTKPYVPKAVTIKRFVSTTATPEQPEPTPVEVKQHMPDPLTVIHPLPKPVTIKRIVAKPEHLSPMSKPYFRNFKRRYNGSTVTTPPKLVRITSHSSQSTSKPDSSIRPSSSTSSRIDPFIVKTFQNLSKITDKIAQTESTPYSGLLNHLTVVLSKKRASDFNEIEGLLLNCLNELNKFPNATKDPVLDVPPTIAVADGDLKDEEREDSNDAYE, from the exons ATGGATTATCGTGATGAAGGGAGCAGCTCATCTGAATCGCTG AATTTCAGTGAAAACGGCGCCAAAGGCATGATTGAATTTATCGGGGTGGAAAACGATGAAGAAACACAATTCGACAATGAAATAAGTCTTGATTCAGTCAGGAAACCATCTGCGAAAT ATGGAAATGATGTTATGGAAGATGAAGACGATACTATCGACATGATGATGGAAGCG gAAATGACAAAGGAGAAGTTCGTCCTAATGTTTATAGAATCTGTGCGAAATCGCCCAATACTGTGGAATTATAACTCACGAGGATACAGAGATCCATGTGTTGTACAAGAAGCTTGGAACTCACTGTCAGAACAATTTGGAATACCCGCAAAACATCttaaaggaaaatggaaagttCTGCGAGCACAGTTTCGAAACAACTGTGCAAAACTGAGGAAGATGCAAGCGTCAT CTGACAACAAAAATTATCCTACGTGGTTTGCATTTGAAGCAATGCGGTTTCTAAGCGATTTAAACGGCAAG GTTGAACCTAATGCGTCAGCAGGTAGCAGCTGTgtacaaaataaatcaacacaAGGGGACGAAAATGATAAACAGAGTGTCATATTGGAGTTGATCCAGCAAGTAAAACAAACTCCCGTGCTGTGGGACCAAAGTTGGCCACTTTACAATACTAAAGCTGGGCATATGGCTTGGAATACTATAGCAAAACGAATGAATTTGCCAGTTGATGATTTGAAACTGAAATGGACAACACTTAGGAGTCAATTACGAATTATTcttaacaaaatcaaaatccaATCGTCCTCTGGTTTGC ccGTAAGAAAACCAACATGGTATGCATTTGAGGCGATGCAATTTGTTCTAAAAAATAGGAATACCAATGGCGTTGGTCCTAATTTCACA CTGGAAGCAACACAACCCATAACAGTAACAACAAAACCCTACGTGCCCAAAGCAGTCACAATAAAACGATTTGTGTCCACCACGGCCACACCAGAACAACCCGAACCTACCCCGGTTGAAGTAAAACAACACATGCCAGATCCGCTTACAGTGATACATCCCTTGCCCAAACCGGTAACAATAAAACGGATCGTGGCCAAACCGGAACACCTTTCACCGATGTCAAAACCGTATTTTCGCAATTTTAAGCGACGTTACAATGGCTCCACGGTGACTACGCCACCAAAACTAGTACGGATAACGTCACACTCGTCACAATCTACTTCAAAACCTGATTCATCAATTAGGCCATCGTCTTCTACTAGCAGTAGAATAGATCcgtttattgtaaaaacatttcaaaacttATCAAAAATCACCGACAAAATAGCCCAGACTGAATCCACACCGTACAGCGGATTGCTTAATCATTTGACAGTTGTTTTATCTAAAAAGCGTGCAAgtgattttaatgaaattgaaGGACTTCTCCTTAATTGTTTGAATGAGTTAAACAAATTTCCAAACGCGACAAAAGATCCTGTACTTGATGTACCTCCTActattgctgttgctgatggcGATTTAAAGGACGAAGAACGGGAGGATTCGAACGATGCATATGAATAG
- the LOC128305164 gene encoding serine protease SP24D-like, which yields MNFWPSFVLSLLGVCVVQGNGLDRVADGTDARRGQFPYQVALTLKRQTVCGGVMVHERFFLTAAHCFFNGDTPLPVEQLNVFYGSEKLFSNGRYNRVKTVHFHDQYDHGLQYDLAVVEVKRNFDLSSTSRPVAFGEEAFGENLLATVTGYGRSTVEGNMAFRLKYAQLTSLPDSQCREAMGDDYYEGVFCLDTSEGSGFCMGDYGGPAVFEDRLVGVGSYTVGGKCETGQPDVFVDVGYFSEWVQSVLEAEPAEQ from the exons ATGAATTTCTGGCCAAGTTTTGTATTATCGCTTTTGGGTGTTTGCGTTGTCCAGGGCAATGGTTTAGATCGTGTAGCCGATGGAACCGATGCACGGCGGGGTCAGTTCCCGTACCAGGTAGCGTTGACACTGAAGCGTCAAACGGTGTGCGGTGGCGTTATGGTACACGAACGGTTCTTCCTTACGGCTGCCCATTGCTTCTTCAATGGCGATACTCC ACTACCTGTGGAGCAGCTCAACGTGTTCTATGGTTCGGAAAAGCTGTTCTCGAACGGCAGATATAATCGCGTAAAAACGGTTCATTTCCACGATCAGTACGATCATGGCTTGCAGTACGATCTGGCTGTCGTCGAAGTGAAACGGAATTTCGACCTTTCGTCCACTTCCCGGCCGGTTGCATTTGGAGAGGAAGCTTTCGGCGAAAACCTGCTAGCCACCGTTACCGGATACGGACGTAGCACCGTCGAGGGTAACATGGCGTTCCGGTTGAAGTACGCTCAGTTGACTTCTCTGCCGGATAGCCAGTGCCGGGAAGCGATGGGAGATGACTACTACGAAGGAGTGTTCTGTCTGGACACGAGCGAAGGTTCGGGATTCTGTATG GGTGACTACGGTGGTCCAGCCGTGTTCGAAGACAGACTCGTTGGCGTTGGAAGCTACACCGTCGGGGGCAAGTGCGAAACAGGCCAACCGGACGTGTTCGTCGACGTCGGGTACTTCAGCGAGTGGGTTCAGTCGGTACTTGAGGCAGAGCCAGCGGAACAGTGA